The Lewinellaceae bacterium genome includes a region encoding these proteins:
- a CDS encoding phospho-sugar mutase, producing MSTSTLAPEILNRINKWLNGNYDEATKAEIRQLMDASETTELTDAFYKDLEFGTGGLRGIMGAGSNRVNKYTLGMATQGFSNYLLKIYPGEQVKVAVAHDNRNNSDIFAQVTADVFSANGIYVYFFEALRPTPELSYAIRELGCQGGVMLTASHNPKEYNGYKAYGANGGQLVDPHDVNVMEEVRKITDISAIKFDRNEHNIEMIGHDLDQRYLQALEDLSISKEAIRRQKDMKIVFSPIHGTGGVMVPPALKLYGFENVILVEEQMVVDGNFPTVIYPNPEEKEALTMALNKAKETDAELVMATDPDADRVGIAVKDDRGEWVLLNGNQTATLLVHYMLTAWEKNGKLTGKEYIVKTIVTSYLLDKIAASKNVECFNTLTGFKYIGEIMTKLEGQKTFIVGGEESYGYLVGEHARDKDAIVSCTMIAEMAAYYKDQGSSLYEALIDLYLEYGFYREKLISVTKKGKTGAEEIQALMEKYRSHPPTSLGGSKIETIKDYEKSISKNMLTGATEKIDLPSSNVLQFFTEDGSIISARPSGTEPKIKFYCSVNDKLKDKASFPAVEAKLDAKLDVILRDLGV from the coding sequence ATGTCTACCTCAACCTTAGCTCCCGAAATACTCAACAGGATCAATAAATGGCTCAACGGAAATTATGACGAGGCCACCAAAGCCGAAATTCGCCAGTTGATGGATGCCAGTGAAACCACGGAACTGACCGATGCCTTTTATAAGGACCTTGAGTTCGGAACGGGCGGCCTTCGCGGGATTATGGGAGCAGGTTCCAACCGGGTGAACAAATACACATTGGGCATGGCCACACAGGGCTTTAGCAACTACCTGCTAAAAATTTACCCAGGAGAGCAGGTTAAAGTTGCCGTAGCGCATGACAATAGAAACAATTCGGATATTTTTGCCCAGGTGACGGCCGACGTTTTTTCTGCCAATGGCATTTATGTGTACTTCTTTGAAGCATTACGCCCCACGCCTGAACTGTCTTATGCCATTCGTGAGCTGGGCTGCCAGGGAGGGGTGATGTTAACGGCTTCTCATAATCCCAAGGAATACAACGGTTACAAGGCCTACGGTGCCAACGGAGGTCAACTGGTGGATCCTCATGATGTCAATGTAATGGAAGAGGTTAGAAAAATAACAGACATTTCTGCCATTAAATTTGATCGGAACGAGCACAATATTGAAATGATCGGGCACGACCTGGACCAACGTTATTTGCAGGCCCTTGAGGACCTGTCCATTTCGAAAGAGGCCATCCGCAGGCAAAAAGACATGAAGATCGTATTCTCTCCCATCCACGGAACAGGTGGCGTAATGGTCCCGCCGGCCCTGAAGCTCTATGGTTTTGAAAACGTGATTCTGGTGGAGGAACAAATGGTGGTTGACGGCAATTTCCCAACGGTCATCTACCCCAACCCGGAAGAGAAGGAAGCCCTGACCATGGCCCTCAACAAAGCAAAAGAAACGGATGCCGAGCTGGTCATGGCCACCGACCCCGATGCGGATAGGGTGGGCATTGCAGTTAAGGATGATCGGGGCGAATGGGTATTGCTCAACGGCAACCAGACCGCTACCCTGCTGGTGCACTATATGCTGACGGCCTGGGAAAAGAACGGCAAACTAACCGGTAAGGAATACATTGTAAAAACCATTGTAACCTCCTACCTGCTGGATAAAATTGCCGCCTCGAAAAATGTCGAATGTTTCAACACCCTGACCGGCTTCAAATACATTGGCGAGATCATGACCAAACTGGAAGGTCAAAAGACCTTCATCGTGGGAGGAGAAGAGAGCTACGGCTATTTGGTAGGAGAACATGCCCGCGATAAGGATGCCATCGTTTCCTGCACCATGATCGCCGAAATGGCCGCTTACTACAAAGACCAGGGGAGCAGCCTGTATGAAGCCCTGATCGATTTGTACTTAGAATATGGTTTCTACAGGGAAAAGCTCATTTCCGTTACCAAAAAAGGCAAAACGGGGGCCGAAGAGATCCAGGCCCTGATGGAAAAATACAGAAGTCATCCGCCTACAAGCCTTGGAGGATCAAAAATCGAAACCATCAAGGATTACGAAAAAAGCATTTCCAAAAATATGCTGACGGGAGCCACGGAAAAAATAGACCTGCCCTCTTCGAATGTACTTCAGTTTTTCACCGAAGACGGCAGCATCATTTCTGCCCGGCCTTCCGGAACGGAGCCCAAGATCAAATTCTATTGTAGTGTCAATGACAAGCTGAAAGACAAGGCTTCCTTCCCGGCGGTAGAAGCCAAACTGGATGCAAAACTGGATGTTATTTTGAGGGATTTAGGGGTTTAG
- a CDS encoding DUF4411 family protein → MKIYVLDANFFIQAHRFYYPFDVFKSFWTKIKSLANENKIISIDKVKDEIYRNEDSLTEWCVANLPDGFFKSSDDCINSYSTVVNWANSMNSQYTPRALNEFLEADIADPWLVAYGHKNNCTVITYEKMNWQKKSKVFIPEACEHLEVLCFDTIAMLRELGEEI, encoded by the coding sequence ATGAAAATTTATGTACTTGACGCAAATTTTTTCATTCAGGCACACAGGTTTTATTATCCATTTGATGTCTTCAAAAGTTTTTGGACTAAGATAAAAAGCCTGGCCAATGAAAATAAAATCATTAGCATTGATAAGGTAAAAGATGAAATTTACCGAAATGAGGATTCCCTGACTGAGTGGTGTGTAGCTAATTTACCGGACGGCTTTTTTAAAAGCTCTGATGATTGTATAAATTCATACTCTACGGTTGTTAATTGGGCAAATTCAATGAATTCCCAATATACCCCAAGGGCCCTCAACGAATTTTTGGAGGCTGACATTGCAGATCCATGGCTCGTGGCCTATGGTCATAAAAATAATTGCACTGTTATAACTTATGAAAAAATGAACTGGCAAAAAAAGAGCAAAGTTTTTATTCCAGAGGCCTGTGAACATCTTGAAGTACTTTGTTTTGATACGATTGCTATGTTAAGGGAATTAGGTGAGGAGATATAA